Proteins encoded within one genomic window of Gambusia affinis linkage group LG09, SWU_Gaff_1.0, whole genome shotgun sequence:
- the rap2c gene encoding ras-related protein Rap-2c has product MKEYKVVVLGSGGVGKSALTVQFVTGTFIEKYDPTIEDFYRKEIEVDSSPSVLEILDTAGTEQFASMRDLYIKNGQGFILVYSLVNQQSFQDIRPMRDQIVRVKRFEKVPLILVGNKVDLESEREVAGSDGRALAQEWGCPFIETSAKSKTMVDELFAEIVRQMNYSTLPEKQEQCCTACVVQ; this is encoded by the exons ATGAAAGAATACAAAGTTGTCGTGCTGGGCAGCGGCGGCGTCGGCAAGTCCGCGCTCACCGTGCAGTTTGTCACCGGCACCTTCATCGAGAAGTACGACCCGACCATCGAGGACTTCTACCGGAAGGAGATTGAGGTGGACTCGTCGCCCTCCGTGCTGGAGATCCTGGACACGGCGGGGACGGAGCAGTTCGCCTCCATGAGAGACCTGTACATCAAAAACGGCCAGGGTTTCATCCTGGTCTACAGCCTGGTCAACCAGCAGTCCTTCCAG GACATCAGGCCAATGCGAGACCAAATAGTGCGAGTCAAGCGCTTCGAGAAAGTGCCGCTGATCCTGGTCGGCAACAAAGTGGACCTGGAGTCGGAGCGCGAGGTCGCCGGCTCGGACGGCCGGGCCCTGGCTCAGGAGTGGGGCTGCCCTTTCATCGAGACGTCCGCCAAGAGCAAGACGATGGTGGACGAGCTGTTCGCCGAGATCGTCCGACAGATGAATTACTCCACGCTGCCAGAGAAGCAGGAGCAGTGCTGCACGGCCTGCGTGGTGCAGTGA
- the sesn4 gene encoding sestrin-3, with amino-acid sequence MIICTNKMEYPLISQCKRVQKQGMVNGEKERVSLLFMKTLVSRGSVDAVSQQMASHPQYLESFLRTQHYILHMDGPLPLPYRHYIAIMAAARYHCSYLMCLHSAQFLRAGGDPQWLQGLEAAPPRLRLLDHINKVLAHQPWLAACSHIQSLLKAGEQCWSLAELVQAVVILAHCHSLCSFVFGCDTDSDLAHLAKSPNGTPPTFCPFDAANGNANVPQSLRQPSEHITRRRSLDSSCDMVCLKERIQKSQEEQEKREERLLQAQTLQQTDVEDEEEMLCFADPSRFITDPDFCYQEFARRDEDHLQVLRVQDYSWEVHGFSLINRLYSDIGHLLDDRFRSVTSLPSLHSSDLKRAIWNYIHYVLGIRYDDYDYVEVNQLLERDLKLYIKAVACFPDVTKTPVCPLSWTLLKASERIHVNLLIMEARLQAELLYALRAITGYMIA; translated from the exons ATGATCATCTGTACGAATAAAATGGAGTACCCCCTAATATCGCAGTGCAAGCGGGTCCAGAAGCAG GGGATGGTGAACGGCGAGAAGGAGCGCGTGTCCTTGCTGTTTATGAAGACGCTGGTCAGCAGGGGGAGCGTGGACGCCGTGTCGCAGCAGATGGCATCCCACCCCCAGTATCTGGAGAGCTTCCTGCGCACACAGCACTACATCCTGCACATGGACGGCCCCCTGCCGCTGCCGTACCGCCATTACATCGCCATCATG GCGGCGGCCCGTTATCACTGCAGCTACCTGATGTGCCTGCACTCGGCCCAGTTCCTGAGGGCCGGCGGGGACCCGCAGTGGTTGCAGGGTCTGGAAGCAGCTCCACCTCGTCTTCGCCTGCTTGACCACATAAACAAGGTGCTGGCTCACCAGCCCTGGCTCGCCGCCTGCTCCCACATCCAG TCGCTGCTGAAGGCCGGTGAGCAGTGCTGGTCGCTGGCCGAGCTGGTGCAGGCCGTGGTCATCCTGGCCCACTGCCACTCGCTCTGCAGCTTCGTCTTCGGCTGCGACACGGACTCGGACCTCGCCCACCTCGCCAAATCTCCCAACGGCACCCCGCCGACCTTCTGCCCCTTCGATGCTGCCAACGGCAACGCCAACGTGCCTCAGTCGCTCAGGCAACCCTCCGAACATATCACACGGCGACGG TCTTTGGACTCGAGCTGCGACATGGTTTGCCTGAAGGAGAGGATCCAGAAGTCccaggaggagcaggagaagAGAGAGGAGCGTCTCCTGCAGGCGCAGACTCTCCAGCAAACAG ATGTGGAAGACGAAGAGGAGATGCTGTGCTTCGCCGATCCGTCACGTTTCATCACAGACCCCGACTTCTGCTACCAGGAGTTCGCCCGGCGGGACGAGGATCACCTCCAGGTGCTCAGAGTTCAG gaTTACTCCTGGGAAGTCCACGGCTTCTCCCTGATCAACAGATTGTACTCGGACATCGGTCACCTGCTGGATGACAGGTTCAGGAGCGTCACGTCACTCCCGTCGCTGCACAGCTCCGACCTGAAGAGAGCCATCTGGAATTACATCCATTATGTGTTAGGAATACG TTATGATGACTATGACTACGTGGAGGTGAACCAGCTGCTGGAGCGAGACCTGAAGCTGTACATCAAGGCTGTGGCTTGTTTTCCAGACGTCACTAAAACCCCAGTGTGTCCGCTGAGCTGGACTCTGCTGAAAGCCTCAGAACGG ATACACGTCAACTTGCTGATCATGGAGGCCCGGCTGCAGGCGGAGCTGCTCTACGCTTTGAGAGCAATCACTGGGTACATGATCGCCTGA
- the zgc:92907 gene encoding UDP-N-acetylglucosamine transferase subunit ALG13 homolog, with protein MKTVFVTVGSTRFDELIESVTSSETTQVLKFRGYERLVLQVGKGSLLPDADSCAHLSVEAFRFKDSIAEDMKQADLVISHAGAGSCLEALGAGKPLLVVVNDKLMDNHQLELARQLHMDHHLLYCTCSTLTETLKNMDLSVLQPFPPGQPKNFANFLDKALGVK; from the exons ATGAAGACGGTATTCGTTACCGTCGGAAGCACGCGCTTTGATGAGCTGATCGAAAGCGTCACTTCCTCTGAGACCACACAG gTGCTGAAGTTTCGGGGATATGAGCGTCTGGTTCTTCAGGTCGGAAAAGGATCTTTGCTTCCAGATGCCGACAGCTGTGCTCACCTCAGCGTGGAGGCTTTTCGCTTCAAAGACTCGATAGCAGAAGACATGAAGCAAGCTGATCTTGTCATCAGCCATGCAG GAGCAGGAAGTTGTCTGGAAGCTCTCGGTGCCGGCAAACCTCTGCTAGTTGTGGTCAATGATAAACTGATGGACAACCATCAGCTGGAGCTGGCCCGGCAGCTGCACATGGACCACCACCTGCTGTACTGCACATGCAG CACTCTGACAGAAACGCTGAAGAACATGGACCTCTCTGTTCTGCAGCCGTTCCCGCCTGGACAGCCGAAGAACTTTGCAAACTTTTTAGACAAAGCCCTCGGAGTGAAATGA